The genomic interval ACGTGAACGCGGTGAAAATCATGACACCGGATCATCTTCACGCCACCATCGCGATCGCGGCCATGAAGAAGGGCAAGCACGTGCTGGTGCACAAACCGCTCGCCAATCGCCTGCATGAAGCCCGGTTGGTAGTGGAAACGGCGCGCAAGACGAAAGTCGCCACGCATTTTTTGCCGGCGAACGACGGCGCGCAGATTCGGGCCATCAAAGCGTGGATCGACGACGGCGCGATTGGAACGCTGCGCGAGATTCACAACTGGTCCAATCGCCCGATGTGGCCGCAATATCCAACCCTTCCCACGGACACGCCGCCGATTCCGGAAGGCTTTGACTGGACGCTCTGGCTCGGCCCGTCGCTCGACCGGCCTTATCACCCGAACTACACGCACTGCGTTTTCCGTGGTTGGTATGAGTTCGGTGGCGGCTCGTTGGGGGACATGGGCCATTACAGTCTCTGGTCGGTGTTCAGGCTGTTTGAACTCGAGGCGCCGATCTCCGTGGAATCACGCCCCGTCCATGCGTGCACGCTCAAGGGCAAAGTGGCCGTGACGCTGAAGAACGATTACTCCTTCCCGGCCGCGGGCACGATTCGCTGGAAGTTCCCGGCCAAGGAACAACGGCCGGCTCTCGACCTCTTCTGGTACGATGGCTCGATGAAGCCGCCGACGCCGGAGGAGTTGGAAGCCGACGGCAAAGAGTTCGCGCCGGAAGGCATGATGTTCGTTGGGGACAAAGGCAAAATTCTTGCGGGCTTCCGCAGCGAGAGCCCGCAGATTATTCCGGAAAAGAAGATGCGCGACTATCGCGCGGCAAAAAACCTCCCGGAACCGGCGCCAGGCCAACGGGGTCGCGGCCCAGGGCAAGGGATGGGGCGGAGCGACTCGGCCTGGGTCGCGGCCTTCAGGGGCGGCAAACCGACCTACGGCGATTTTCTGCTGGCCGGGCCGATCT from Verrucomicrobiota bacterium carries:
- a CDS encoding Gfo/Idh/MocA family oxidoreductase, whose translation is MKTSDTHPASPHQTAPQPQPGVLSRRKFVLAGTAAATAFTIVPRHVLGGQGYVAPSEKITLAYIGCGTQGLREMLRMLAQPEVQIVAVCDPVKDGHDYVDFSRDGLRSAIASALGKSDWRRNAPGIPGGRDVAKELIETSYANQRAAEKFKGCTTYADFRELLEKEKDVNAVKIMTPDHLHATIAIAAMKKGKHVLVHKPLANRLHEARLVVETARKTKVATHFLPANDGAQIRAIKAWIDDGAIGTLREIHNWSNRPMWPQYPTLPTDTPPIPEGFDWTLWLGPSLDRPYHPNYTHCVFRGWYEFGGGSLGDMGHYSLWSVFRLFELEAPISVESRPVHACTLKGKVAVTLKNDYSFPAAGTIRWKFPAKEQRPALDLFWYDGSMKPPTPEELEADGKEFAPEGMMFVGDKGKILAGFRSESPQIIPEKKMRDYRAAKNLPEPAPGQRGRGPGQGMGRSDSAWVAAFRGGKPTYGDFLLAGPISDAFTLGAVSLRMGGRRLLFDAAAAKITNVAEANKHLTREYREGWKLTGADT